GACTACGAATCGGAGCAGCTCGTGTGCCACTTGCCACCCCGAACTGCCCGTTTGTTTGTGTACTGTTCGAAATACACGACGTTCCGCTTCGACTTCGATCACATTCGACTTACGCTGCAGGGCGCGCACAGCGTAttttcacccccccccacacacacacacacacacgccccctcccccgctgcctcctcggAGAGGGTACGgacgtgagagagggagagagcgctaGGCCCTTCGAGTGACTCcgaaaaaggagggggagggggagggggaagggggaaggggcaaGACACTCGGATCAGCGTacaaagaggaggtgcgtATAATTTAGCGGCTTTGCTAAGACGGCTATCGAAGGTGGCaaaaaagacaagagagacacacacttCCACACAAGCAACGAGACACAAACAAATGCCTTCCAACTTCGCTGGCGGGTGCTCTGCAGGCTCACCTAAAATTTCCTACTCGGTTTATTACTTCGAATACGCGGGTATGCCGGTGTCAGCCGAACTTAGGTGCATACAATGTGGTCTACTGGTCCACTTCACATGTGTTACGGAGGAATCCTAGTCTGAGGTCGACGCCTCGCGGTAGCACGCGCGTCGATCCAAACGCttcaactctctctctcttttcaaAGCTCAGCGACTCGTCGTGGATGAAGGCTTGCCTATGAGTGCGGCTCTGATGGGCAAAAATAAATCCAGACTGGGCCCCTACTAAGGaagcgcgcacgcacacaggagcgagagagcggccAATAAAAAGCGAGggacgaaaagagaggcggtgcgacctgcagcagcaaagctGTCGAACAAAACAAACACGCAAAGGCGAAAACTCAGCCGTGTACacaaggaagagagagagagattagcagaagagagcgaacAATCGTAGTGCTAGCGGCTCTAGTGGTACTAGTCGTTCTAAACAAGCAGCGGAAGATGAAGAGTAGGTTAAGGGGAGTaagggatggaggagggaaacacacacacacacatcgacagaggtacgtgtgtgtgtgtttcccttAACACAGTATTGAAGAGGAGCaatagagagaaaaagagaagggtgggggtggggaggacaCGTGGACCACGGCAGTACTGCACGAACGACGAACAACACGACGAGACtggaaaacgaaaaagaaagaagcgcggcaaacacacaaacgagggaggaagaaggtggTGTGTTTATCTACtaaagagggggaggggggaatgaAAGGaaggcaaacaaaaaagggggaggagagaaaaggaaacggagaaagagagagagatgtcCTACGAAACTGATCCTAGGCGTGCACTAGACCCCAgaagcgggggtgggggaggaggaagagagcgagggagagagacctGAGTGATACCCCTTCCACTCTCACTGTCTCTGGAGGTGTCTTACGGATGCAAACTCCGtagtgcacacacacacacacacgcacgcacgcacaaaggCAAAATAGCGGCAACAACACTCACAATGCAGCACCACTAGcccgcgtctctctccctctgcacgGCTATGTGGGAGGGTGTCCTGTGGTGTACAGGGATGGgagtgcgtctgtgcgcAGGTGTTCACTTCGCGTTCCCACGTCTGTGCTTGTTTAGGTGCAAGTGGGAGGagtagagaagagaaaggagcagcagaggagaagggcaaGCAGTCAAGGAGGGAAAGATGGAaccgcagaggagaagggggaaggaagaatAGAAAGCAAGAAGGTCCGATGCGCGCCAAACagaagcgcagctggcgagtatggaggagggagggaaggaatAACGTCCCAAGCACCGCGGACATGAaagacgcgcgcgtgcacactCACAAGCCAACACCACACATGGGGGCGGTGCCAGCGGGAGAGCCGTGGCTTTGCCTCTTCCCCTGGCTTCTTCGTCGCCTTATTCGATTCTTTCTTGGCAGcggctccccccctcccgtaGAGACGCGTGGGCTAAATCGCTGCTGTACacaaaacacacagagagacattaccgagagagaagcgcacatGTTGCCCACGCTCTACGTGGCGACGCGAGTGTGCCTTGAAAGTACgtctgtggcggcagaggtggcgacaGAAATGAAGAGTGGGACGAAGATGCAAGGATGGGGGTGATGCCGAGCTGCGTAACGCCAACGTACAGAAGAACACGAAACAGACAAGGGAAAGCTGAACCAGAGACCCACCAGAGACatgcagcaacaacaaagtGCCATacaggagaaaaaaagaggggtaAAGCATAACAGCCATCGCAAACGTACCGAGACGCAGTatagggggagagagagggggagggaaggagagaaaggaggagggagagaagacagcGACGCAAGAGAAAGGCGACTACTACACCCACAGTAGAGAtgtctctttcgttttcggAGTGCTTGCGAGGGTTGAGCTCGTAGAGAGACTGGAAGACACTCAGATAGTTGCGCGCCATCATCAGGGTCACTGAATGGGCGGGTGTAGGTATCAGGGAGGGAAAatcgctctcttctcgacGTTGCTTTTGGTAATCCTTCCGCGCCTTGCcatttccttctccttccactCCGGCAGTgtcccacacgcacacgcacacgcacagttTATTCTTTATTGTGGATATCCTCAATGATTGTCCTCTGCAACCACACTTCTACAGCGACTGCACATCGTGTGCACAACGCGTAACGAGTCGAAGTCGAGTACAGACAAGGAAAtcaaaaaaaggagaggtgaagggcaggtgtgtgtgtcgcgcTCTCGCACTTGGCTGGGAGGAAGGAGTGAAGGTGCAAGAGAAGAATGACGAAGCCCAGGAgactgaagaagaagaagggagaaaaaaacaaaaacaaaacgagagaagaaacgcAGAAAACAATCCGCGCAGAGAGAAGCTCGCGGCGACGCCAAAAACACACTGCAAATGCTGAGCTGGACACTCCGACTCTCGCCCTTTTGAGCAGTAGCTCGCAGAAatttaaaaaaaaaatgaggggATGCtacagagaaggagaagtaCATACAAGAGAAAATCACCGAGGCCTGATGAGGATGTTTTTTCCTCTGACTCAGCTTTCCTCTTGTCCCCCTtactgctgctctctctctctctccatgcGCGGTATCTGTGAAGAGCTACAAACGACAAAAtaaggggaggagaagcgaaatCCGCTGCACATGCGTGCCGTAGCGAACAAGCCCCTCCCATGACGggatacagagagagaaacacaagaaGGGAAGAAAGTGCTCGCATAGAGGCAGCGATTCTATCTTGTATGCTATGCGTATCTACAAAatatatgcgtgtgcgtccgCGCCTATCCCTCCGTGCGTGCGCAACGGCCAGAAaaagggtgagagaggctAAGCGTGGGCGTACTGGTagaacggcggcagcagctgcagcagcagacgctttcggggggtgagggggtcGAAGAAGCtcaaaagaaagggagagagacaagcaaGCACAAGGGgacaacgaaaaggaaagggagaggaggaaggcgtcCGCGCGCAGAAACACGCGGCACCAGGGTGGCGCGAGAAGTGCGAGGTGCACAcgggagaaaaaggaggggcAAAACATCACAGACAACCccgaaagggaaaaaaacatATATATTAAACAATACACAATAAAAAGGGGGACACAAAATTAAGGAGGAAAGGAATAAaagcacacactcacacacaggcgcagagaCAATGCTGCGTggcgcccttctctctctgacgTCGAGAAATGGTGGGCGTATTGCTTTGGGCTTGTTGTGTTGTTGGACCgtctgtgcacgtgcgtaGGCAGCGGGTCTTCCTGCCCTGCGCAGAATGAAGAAGTGAGAGGAGCGCAGAAAGGTCGAGATGGTGGAAAAGCTCCTCGCAGTGGAGCTGTTTCTCACTGGTAACACAGGTATAGCCTTGGATAGTGCGCCCAGGAAAACGAGGGTGACAgacagaaggagagagaggggggtagaggggaaggaaaagacgcAGCCTAGGGGTGCTACCTCTGCTGAAAACATCCATCATGATCGACGCACCTGAACgaggagaaaacaaaaactCAAAGGTGAACgagagacagaaagagagcgagacaacaagcagcagcagcagaacgaactgggaaagggagaaggggggtgggCATGGAGGACGGGGGTCGAATTAGGGTGTTGCGCGGAGCGACGGTCAgtaaaagagaaaacacgCAAAAATGGCGAACTGAGAAGCACGACAGGGAGCAAAGCAGAGCAAGCCGCAGCATCATGAGTGGAGACAGTAAGCGAGGTAGACGAGCAGAAAACTGTACAGCATAACATTCGCTTCGCCCCACTGCTCCATCACCCAGTCCCCCTGCACCCttatgtatgtgtgtatatatgtatataaatatatatagTCATGACTACATACATAAGGGGGCAGGGGGACTGGGTGATGGGGAGAAAACGACCACcaacacgaaaaaaaaaaagaaatcaTCATAAATCTTCAGGACTGGGTGGACTCCAAGTCGCCAGAGTAAACCGGTTCGATGGGCCTTTACGcgttgggagggggggaggggggcacatCGGCAAAgtgaagcgaggaggaggagaaggggagagcaaGGCGTAAaagcgaggagagcagcCCCAAAACACAAGTACGCGAGGTAATCCGTACACAAGCCTATCccagggaaagagagagcacaggGATAACGTGAGGAGGCTCCAGGGGGAAGTCGTCAAACGACCCAACCCCTGAAATCCTCTCTTCAGCTCGACTCTTCGTAAGCAATTTCGAAGACCGACAAGCCACTCAACCACCTCCCCCTTATCCTATATCGTTTAACCTCGCGACTCCTTTGCTTAGAAAAGTGCGGCGTGAATGCACATGTATGTGTTGAAGGTGAAGGAGACCAGCGTCGGTACAGCGAGGAAAGCAGTGCTcgggcacaggcacagacagacgcaGTCATACAGAAAACCGCTCAGTGAGTGAGCGCAGGGGTGCGAGCGCCACTGTCGATGACCATCACACCGAAAGGGAGAGCAGTCGGCGAAAGTAAATCTTCCAGAAAGGCTCGTACATAGACAGCGTCGAATTCAACAGCCGCCGCGCTGGCCAGtgcatcctcctcgtccccGTCGCTAAAGGCGATGCTTGCGACACGTGACACGTGAACCTCAGAAGACGTGGGGGGCCATGCGCCACTCGGAGCCGCCAGCCACTCTCGACCAAGGAAACgagtgcgcagctgctggctgcCAGGGCACGTCGACTCTGGAGGGCGCAGCAAGGTAAGAAAGCCCAACATCTTCGCCATCCACGCGCGGTAGAGGGGCACAAGCTGAAGCGACGAGAGCGGCGATGCGTTCACGTTCGACGCCAGCACCAGTCCACCATCGCTAATGTGGTTGCCATCGTAAGCCGTGGCGGTAGCTGTAGGGGTTAGATCAGCTGTTCCCTCAGCTGCCTCTGGCGATGCCCCCACCTCGATCGCACTCGCCGCCATGGCGATGGCATCTTGCAGAAATCGCACCCGCAGCGCGACGTCGTTCGGGTCCATGGTGAGTGCTATGATGCGACTCAGCTCCAtgacagcagcgaggtggTAGCCCCGGTCCATAGCCATCGCAGCACGCATTTGATAAGGGTAGGACAGGTTAGGGTGTTGCTCCGTTGCCTCCGCCATGTCGGCGATGGTATGCAGGCACCGGCTGCGCTCCACAAGCAGCTCGGACGGAATGAAGCAGACTTCGGGGCGACGATCGCGCCGGTGCAAATACGCGAGCACATCGGTGCCCTCACGGCCGGGAAGACTCTGCTGGTCCTTTGCTGCGGCGCTACGCCGCACCTCCGCGGAGCCTCGCATCTCCAGCATGCTGAAGCGCTGTGCCCAGGCGTGAATACTGTCAGTCAGCACCGCATTCGCCCTGACCAGGCTCTCCACAtcgcgcgcgtgcatgcgCGCAAGCAGCACGGCTGCACTGGGGTGCAGCGGACGCAACTGAAGAGCGCTCTCCAGAAGGCTCTGGGCAAGGTGGCCGCGACTCGTTCCGTAAGGCAATGCAGGACGCAAGTCCTCGCTGTGCACATCAGCGTTCGCGTACTGCATCGACAGCCGTACGAGCCCGTCAGCGCGGCTGTGCGTGGTAGGGCCGAACACGATGCTCAGTAGTGCCGTCTGGCCCGGCAGCGAACCCATCAGCTCCTCGTAGGCGAACCACCGCACTTCACACACCAGCCAAGCTAGCCAGCGCACCTCCAACGGTGTAGAGCGAATGTATGAAAGCGACTCTGGGGCCACATCGGCCCAGCCTGTGATAGTTGCGGTGGACGCTGGCCCATCAGGAGGGAAACAGTCCCGCACCCACGCTGCCGTCAGCGTctccgcggcgctgcgcacgtgcaGGGGGAGCAGCGAGAAAGCATAGTCGGCGGTTGCACAAGCTCTCTGAGCACTGGTCACCTCCTTGCTCTGTTGCGCAACAGCCACCTCGCGGAGCGCTGTCatgagcagctcctcctcggtgccAGGGGTCACACACTCCGCAGCGCGGCACAGAAGGTGCGTCAGCGAGTGCCGCAGCGTCCGCTTGGCATACATGTAGAAGGTGAGCATAGCGCAGAAGCATAGCGTTCGATTCTGAGGGAAGAGCGTCGGCACCTGCGCTATAATGCTGGGCAGCGCCACTGGGGATGCGATGTGCGCCGCGTCATTGCACCGTTGCAGCCACGTTGCAGGCGACTCGTGTGACAGCTCCTCGCGAGCACACAGCTGGACAAGGTCTGAGGAGGATGTGCTGTCCGGACACAACATCCACGCCACCGATAAGTCGGCAAAGGCAGCCAGAACGTAGAGATGaccgcggtggcgacagagCGACGCTCGCCGCACGAGCGTCTCAGCCAGGTGTGTGAGATGCTCGACGCTACGACAGCCACCGCTCTGGAAGAGCTCGTGGATGGCACGACTCAAGGCGCCGTATGCAGCGTCCCAGGTACCGCCGTGGCACAGCTCCGCACGTGCAGTGTTtgacagcgctgccagcTGCGAGAGGCTGCGCTGGACGCGGTTGATGTGCAGGTACTGCGTGAACATCTTCCACGGAAACTCCGGCacgctgtgcagcaccgtcCGTTCAGCAGTGGCCCTACACAAGGTAAAGGAGTACACCACGGGGGTCGATAGGGCCACCTGCCGAAACGAGTTATCACGActagcagcgctgctgaacgAGGCCGCCGGTAGGGGCGAGGCAGGCCcgtccaccgccacctctgtCGCCATCTCTAGCACGTAGGAGGGATGCCGGCGCAACGACCCAGCAGAGAACGAGGCCCGCGGGGACACATCtcccgccgccggcgcctcAGTGCTTGTCACTGTGCTTTTCAGCTGCGCTGGTGAGGGTGGGGGCAGGCACTCCTGCGTTGTGGCCCACCGCATTGCACGCCATTTTTCGCCTGATGAACTACCCGTCCCGTTGTTGTTGAGGATGGGGCTACTACACTGGCCTTCCGTGAGAGATGTCAGCATGCCTGACTGCGGTGAGGCGTATAGGTTAGGCTTCGCCGCCCCACGTGGGGCGGCCGCTAAAGTGGTCATCGAGAGCAAAGGCGTAGAGCCCCTCGCCTCGGCTTCTCGCGGTAGcagtgcgctgctgggcACAGCTGGGGTGCCGGCAGCCTTGTCGTCCTCAGGCGGAGGGGACGACACTGGGCTGGACGGCGACGGcattgcagcagctgctgtctgCCATAGGAATCggggggaggtgctggaTGGTAGAGCAGCTCGACTAGAGCGAGGAGCAGAGGaacccacctcctccgctaaagcggaggaggaggcaggagCAAAGGCTGcaacagcagtagcagcaacCACTgtcggcaccgccgcggaggaTAATATCGCAGCGTCCACATCATGTGGTAGCTGCGCTGTGTCGAACTCATCTGTACCTTCGTCGTTCGAGGGAGCATCAGGCTCGCCCGTTTCAACTTCCTCGCTGGATGCGTCCTCGCCACCCCCGGCGGTTGTGTATGCAGTCGATCCAACGAGGAAACGCACGCGGTGCTCAGACGTGCGGCGATTAACCTCAgtcagcagaggcggcgtgTTGTATACACGTAAGCGCTGCATTGTCTCAGTCGgcctctcctcaccccacTGCCGCGCTGCAATGGAGAACGTCCGCTCGAGGGCGACTGGCTGGACAGAGTGGTGGTGTACCGCGAGTGACCGCCACACCCatggctgctgcaccgcgctgTGCCCCATCCTGCATACCCGCGCGACCTCGATAATATCACGCACGCAGAGATAGCCGGAGATGTGAAGCGGAAACACGTGGATCCACAAGATGCCCCAGTCCTCTGCAGACCGGCaaacactgctgctgctggcatcAGTGTCGCTGAAGAGGCTAGCACCAACAGCATGATTTTCTGTGGACTCCTGATAGGCATAGAAGCACTTGGAGAACCGCTGCTCATTGTCGACTCCATCAGGAATCATTGAAGTGGGGTTCCGCTCCGTTGATGCCATGCTGCAGCTAGTACCCACGGACGATGCGTATCGGGGGGAAGTGCCCCCATGGACAGGCGCACAGATGCACGTACACGGATGTACAGATGTCTTTGTCCTCGCCGTGCTTTGCACGAGCCCCTCAGCACTGGCGCGCAACGGTGGGTGCGACGATGGAGGAAGCGTCAGCGACACGTACACGAGCGGTGCTGGAGACGGTGGGCGGGCCAAACTTCGGTTGGCCACCATAAACATGCAGTCCGTATCGGTAGAGGAGGCCAGTTCGTCTAGGTAGCGGGGCGACGATGGGGCAGAAGTGCCTGCACAGGCCCTCACGTAGTCGGCTGTTCGATGGTGCATAGGTGCGCAAGCGAGGGAGTGTCTCTCTTCGTGATGatccttctcttctcgtcaCCGTCCTTCTGCAACCCTACAAGTACGACCTCCGTGTGTgggctgcgcgtgtgttggtTTAAAAGGCACTGCGGATTTCTGTTGAGAGAGGGGCTTGTCGACACCTTCGGGAACGCGATACACTCGAGGTGCACCAACCGTCCACGCGTGTACCGGGATGTACGTCTCTCAGTGTTCGtgtttgggggaggggggagagggcgctTGCGAGAATGCGAAACAATCCTCAAAGTGAGTAAAACGCAGCGACAGAACCACCTACCCACCAATGAACAGtcaaaagagaagggaagaaaatGATGAGGGGAGTACGCGAACAACACGGAGAAAAGATTAGGGAGAAGTATGCCGACAACTGACCCCCTATAAAAGGGAAGAGCACGACTACCCAGAGggacacagacacacagacacagcgagagagagagagacaaacacGCAGGAGACCGTTAGCAACGACAACACCCaaaagcgcagcagcagcagcagcaagccaGAGAAatagggaggagaggaaatACCAGACGAATGGAgcgggtggggtgggatgggataaagggggagagggggggtgcaggaAGCGCAGAGACCCAAAAGAACTGACAAAGGCCACAGAGCAGT
This Leishmania panamensis strain MHOM/PA/94/PSC-1 chromosome 29 sequence DNA region includes the following protein-coding sequences:
- a CDS encoding hypothetical protein (TriTrypDB/GeneDB-style sysID: LpmP.29.0490) codes for the protein MGHSAVQQPWVWRSLAVHHHSVQPVALERTFSIAARQWGEERPTETMQRLRVYNTPPLLTEVNRRTSEHRVRFLVGSTAYTTAGGGEDASSEEVETGEPDAPSNDEGTDEFDTAQLPHDVDAAILSSAAVPTVVAATAVAAFAPASSSALAEEVGSSAPRSSRAALPSSTSPRFLWQTAAAAMPSPSSPVSSPPPEDDKAAGTPAVPSSALLPREAEARGSTPLLSMTTLAAAPRGAAKPNLYASPQSGMLTSLTEGQCSSPILNNNGTGSSSGEKWRAMRWATTQECLPPPSPAQLKSTVTSTEAPAAGDVSPRASFSAGSLRRHPSYVLEMATEVAVDGPASPLPAASFSSAASRDNSFRQVALSTPVVYSFTLCRATAERTVLHSVPEFPWKMFTQYLHINRVQRSLSQLAALSNTARAELCHGGTWDAAYGALSRAIHELFQSGGCRSVEHLTHLAETLVRRASLCRHRGHLYVLAAFADLSVAWMLCPDSTSSSDLVQLCAREELSHESPATWLQRCNDAAHIASPVALPSIIAQVPTLFPQNRTLCFCAMLTFYMYAKRTLRHSLTHLLCRAAECVTPGTEEELLMTALREVAVAQQSKEVTSAQRACATADYAFSLLPLHVRSAAETLTAAWVRDCFPPDGPASTATITGWADVAPESLSYIRSTPLEVRWLAWLVCEVRWFAYEELMGSLPGQTALLSIVFGPTTHSRADGLVRLSMQYANADVHSEDLRPALPYGTSRGHLAQSLLESALQLRPLHPSAAVLLARMHARDVESLVRANAVLTDSIHAWAQRFSMLEMRGSAEVRRSAAAKDQQSLPGREGTDVLAYLHRRDRRPEVCFIPSELLVERSRCLHTIADMAEATEQHPNLSYPYQMRAAMAMDRGYHLAAVMELSRIIALTMDPNDVALRVRFLQDAIAMAASAIEVGASPEAAEGTADLTPTATATAYDGNHISDGGLVLASNVNASPLSSLQLVPLYRAWMAKMLGFLTLLRPPESTCPGSQQLRTRFLGREWLAAPSGAWPPTSSEVHVSRVASIAFSDGDEEDALASAAAVEFDAVYVRAFLEDLLSPTALPFGVMVIDSGARTPALTH